The following nucleotide sequence is from Novipirellula galeiformis.
GGCCTGCGTCGCACCGACGACCTGGTTCTTTTGATCACGGTTGGCGTGGCGTCTCCGAATTTGGCCATATTCCCACTGACGCATTTTCTGCGAGACGGATTCAAAGTCTTTTAAAACCCCTTCGAAGGTATTACAAATGAACTTACGTTCGGAAAAGTTGACCTCCACTGGACTGCTGTTTCTTCGTGTCGGCATCGGCGTTCTGATGCTCGTCCACGGCATTGCCAAGCTGAAGGGCTTCGGTGAGATGGCGGACCAATTCCCAGACCCGATCGGAGTGGGAAGCAAGTTGAGTCTGATCCTTGCGATTGGTGCCGAGGTCGGTTGTTCGCTATTGCTGATCGTCGGCTTTGCGACTCGTCTCGCCCTGCTGCCGCTGGTAATGACGATGGTCGTCGCCTTGTTTGTCGTCCATAGAGCGGATCCGTGGGTGGCCAAAGAATTAGCGGCGATTTACTTACTCGTCTACCTGTCGTTACTGATGACCGGGCCTGGCCGGTTCTCCATTGACAACGGTTGTTGTGGCCGCAGGAATTCCCCGACGGCCGAACCGACCTTACCCGAGACCGCGACGTGATCACGAGTCCTTTGCCTCGCCAACTTGCTTGTCCTCGTCTAACTCATCTTGTCTAAAGCACATGAACTCAATGCGAACTATCCTCGTTCTCAGTGTATTCGTATCAACCGCGAGCATGCTCGGCTGTAGCAAACCGCCCAGCGGTGAACGTCCTCAGGCTCCGCCGGCGGCGGTACGGGTTGCCAATCCGTTGCGGAAAGAGATCGTGGAGTGGAAGGAATTCACGGGACGTATGGAGGCCGTCGACTTCGTTGAAATCCGCTCTCGCGTCAGCGGATATTTGCATTCGATGCACTTTTCTGAAGGCCAGGATGTCAAGAAGGACGCCTTGTTGTTCGTCGTCGATCCGCGGCCGTTTCAAGCCGAGTTGGAGAAGGCCGAGGCGGCGCTCGCAGAGGCCAAGGCGCGTGTCGAGCAATCCAATGCACAGCTCGAACAAGCCACCGCGTCCAAGGAGACCGCAAGCTCTCAATTGCGATTTGCCAATACGGAAATGGAACGGCAACTCACGCTGCAAAACCGTAGTGCGACGTCCCAATCCGAGGTCGATCAGGCGCGCAATGAATTGAGTAAAGCGCAAGCGAGCCTCGAATCGGCCAACGCCGGGATCGCGTCGGCGAAAGGGGCGATCGCCACCTCCAAGGCCGCGATTGTCACTGCGGAGGCAGCGGTCAACGAGGCGAAACTAAACCTCGAGTACACCAACATCAAAGCGCCGATTAGTGGCCGCATCAGCCGTCGTTACGTCACCGAGGGTAATTTAATCAGTGGAGGGTCGGAGCAATCAACACTGTTGACCACGATCGTCTCACTCGATCCGATCTACTTCATGTTCGATGCCAGCGAACAAGAGGTGTTGCGGTTCCAGCGGATGGTGCTGCAAGGCGAACGACGGGATGTCCGCGAAGTAAACTATCCCGTTCATCTTGCTCTGGCCGACGAGACAGGCTATCCGCACCAAGGCTACCTTGACTTCGTTGATAATCGCTTCGATCCAAATACGGCCACGATGACGGCGCGGGCGATGTTCCCCAATGCTAACGGAATTTTGACGCCTGGCATGTTCGGCAAAATGCAAATTGCCAACACCCTGCCCTACGAAGCTTTGTTGCTGCCCGATGCGGCGATCGGGGCGGACCAGTCCGAAAACTTTGTCTACGTAATTGATGAAGACAATACGGCGAGGCTACAAGTCGTGGAAACGGGACCGCTCGCCTTGGGGCTTCGCGTGATCCGCAGCGGCATAACCGCAACGGACCGCATTGTGGTCGGCGGGTTACAACGAGTGCGTCCTGGGGCGCCGGTGGAAGCAAAAACCGAAGTGATCACCGCAGATGAAAGCAATACGGTCAAGTACGACTCGGCTCCCATGGAGAAAGGTTAAACATGAATTTCTTCATCGACCGCCCCATTTTCGCAACCGTCATCTCGATCGTGATTGTCGTAGTAGGAGCGATCTCTTACGTCAATCTTCCGGTTTCTCAATATCCCAACATCGCCTTGCCGACCGTGGTGGTGAGGGCCCAATACGCCGGTGCAACCGCCGAAACGTTAGCCAACACGGTGGCGACTCCGTTGGAACAAGAAATTAACGGCGTCGAGAACATGCTTTACATGGAATCGTCATCGACCGCCGATGGGACGATGCAATTGACGATCACCTTCGAGCAAGGTACGAACCTTGATGATGCTCAGGTGTTGGTACAAAACCGCGTCTCGTTAGCCGAACCACGGCTCCCCGCGGAAGTGCGCCAGATCGGTGTCACCACTCAGAAGAGTTCGCCGGACATGTTGATGGTGGTGCATCTCTATTCGCCCGACGAATCACGCGGATCGCTGTACATTAGTAATTATGTGCTACTGCGAATCAAGGATGTTTTGGCTCGCCAAGACGGTGTCGGAAACGTGACGGTGTTCGGGGCACGTGAATACAGCATGCGTGTATGGCTCGATACCGAGCGTCTCTCGACACTCGACATGACCACCGGCGACGTGATTGCGGCGTTGCGAGAACAAAACGTC
It contains:
- a CDS encoding DoxX family protein, yielding MNLRSEKLTSTGLLFLRVGIGVLMLVHGIAKLKGFGEMADQFPDPIGVGSKLSLILAIGAEVGCSLLLIVGFATRLALLPLVMTMVVALFVVHRADPWVAKELAAIYLLVYLSLLMTGPGRFSIDNGCCGRRNSPTAEPTLPETAT
- a CDS encoding efflux RND transporter periplasmic adaptor subunit, with the translated sequence MRTILVLSVFVSTASMLGCSKPPSGERPQAPPAAVRVANPLRKEIVEWKEFTGRMEAVDFVEIRSRVSGYLHSMHFSEGQDVKKDALLFVVDPRPFQAELEKAEAALAEAKARVEQSNAQLEQATASKETASSQLRFANTEMERQLTLQNRSATSQSEVDQARNELSKAQASLESANAGIASAKGAIATSKAAIVTAEAAVNEAKLNLEYTNIKAPISGRISRRYVTEGNLISGGSEQSTLLTTIVSLDPIYFMFDASEQEVLRFQRMVLQGERRDVREVNYPVHLALADETGYPHQGYLDFVDNRFDPNTATMTARAMFPNANGILTPGMFGKMQIANTLPYEALLLPDAAIGADQSENFVYVIDEDNTARLQVVETGPLALGLRVIRSGITATDRIVVGGLQRVRPGAPVEAKTEVITADESNTVKYDSAPMEKG